Within the Telopea speciosissima isolate NSW1024214 ecotype Mountain lineage chromosome 4, Tspe_v1, whole genome shotgun sequence genome, the region GGGCTGGCTCCTACAAAAATTTCCCTTTTAAATGGCTGTTCTGTACACTTGCTGACGCAggtacatcaccaaaagaggcttattttgatgggaataagtctagagTTGGGTTATATaaatgttgggcctttgatcccatggtttttttttttttttttttttaatgtaataggccatttttatgggcctaaaatgtgggtaaTTAGGTTGTATACAAGATTcattccttagttttatttttatgtaattagtggtcatgtgatcatttaagtgatcatgtgacttggttaagtggtcatgtgacaacttaagttgGGCGGGATTGTgactataagtccagccatgttttgagtctatttcttttgttatttcactttcctagtcagtttaggttacctaatagggtAAGGATTGTTttaggccttttctttttagtataggagtctattttttagtctttatataaggttgtaagaggggggggggggcaagtattgaacacgaattttgatcaatggaaatttttttgctgctcttcttctccattgaagatttttgtcttgtgtttgatcaaggctggtgggattggtgtttgatccaatcgacaccttgcggtgtgaagcgtgggtggatcgtttgaagGAATCagtgtttgatttgattgataACTTGCGGTGAGAAGTTCGGGTGGTTCGAATTGGttatttgttttctccattgctgTTACGTTCAAGTTCTAAattcaagttctgatttcaaGAGTGATTCTACATCATCAAGCACTGTTCAAGTCTACAACATCACCCTAAGTCTAGAACTGAAAActtgcaactattcttcttcgcttctagaaggtcacatgcaaggtgattttcgcgagaattttgcccagccaaatctaaccgttagaacctgctaaattttttatcaaatcttcctcaaacccttaGAGgctcgatccaaatttcattaccatcgACCCAACCAATTGTttgaaattacacttttacccctctctcctatctcttttaggaaacctccataactccaaattgaaccatctgatttagccgttactttcagcatatattcccctccaccctacccagactcaacctaaatattaagctcattcaaccacctgatttcctgttattataaaccctagattccatcatcttccacctttcaaaacccaaaacccaaaacctaactTGCTGCCAATTCATTCCAGCACACATTCTTCCATCAAAACTTAACACAACCTTCACtcatagactcccctacaccttcaaaccctaatcctaatttcaccaaaaactcAATTTTTTACCTATCTGATttacctgttcataacagatcctggttgtctggctcctagttggtcctctgccaatctaggactacaatACTTGCTGAATGTAAGAGATGTAGAGGTACAATCATTGAGCGCCATCATTTTCTGATGTAAAAATGTACTTGGTTGGAACGGTCAAATTATTTAGGAGTCACAGTGATGTACCCTCTTCCTTGAAGGTGCTTTAGATGTGACCAGACTAGTAAGTACTGATAAATAGAAACCAGGGAAGATGTTTTGAAGTGTGGTTGGTGGAAATGCCCCTAACATCCAACATAAGTTCTCTAAACTGAAAAGTAGAGTTCCTCTAGGAGTTATCTGGTAAAGTTCATAACCCCCTAAAGAAGTTGGCGcttctctaattcaatcaactTTGTTGCCTTTGCCTCAGTCCTTGGAAAAGTGAAGGCCTTCTTAGGAGTTATGGAAGAAGCTAATAAAAGACTGCAGCTTGATGCACAGGTATAAAATAAACAGAATCCATCCCTCTATTATGATTTGATCCCTCACCTGTTAATTAATGCTGAAGTGCCACAACTGCTCAAATGCAGGAGAAATCTCAGAATGACCATGATATTGAAGTGCTCACTGGGAATGAAACTGAAGTTATCGAAATGGTTAGTGAATTGTTTTTCCTTCCCTCCCTTGTACTTTTATAAAGCCAACAAGTTCATCAATTTGCATGGGCTACTGCCAAATGAACAGGATTTGTTGTTGGGTGTTGCTGATCTTCACACCCCAGAGGCTGTGGCTGCTGCTGAATCTGCAATTGTTGGATCCCGACCAGCATGTCTGTTGGCAGCCAGTGGTAGTGGATCATACTCATCAAGcagtgatgatgacagtgaCAGTGACAGTGACAGTGACAATGacagtggtgatgatgatggtgacaATACAAATGAATCTTGCTTGTCAGACAAATTCCAAAAGCCAAAGTTGGATTCAGATCCATCCTTGGATAACAATCGGCCAAAAGATCGACCTAGGATTATTGAGCTCCAATGAAGCTGCATCAATTGGAAATGTAATATAAAAACCAGTTTAAATTCCTATGGGTTGAGAAATTTATGGGTTTATATATGCAATGATCAATTTAGGTGTAGGATACATTACTAGTTGCTGGATTGTTGCATGTTTGAGGTTTAAGTATTGTGATAGTTTTCCTTTTCCATGTCTTATATGTCCCATCAAAATAACATTTACACACTACTGGAGCCAAAGATGGTATGGGTACTTATTGATTAGTAGAAAGTGAAGATGTTGGAATCACTACTTTAATGTTGGTGGATTTGGTAGGCCTGATCAATTTTCAGGGCGCTTTATATGGTTTGTTTGTTAagcccccctttcttcttctgagTTGGTCCTCTAGGGCACTTCTTAAAAGTTGCAGCCACACCATTACCCAGAAAGGTTTCTGCCATGCCTCCTATTTCCCTGACTCAAGATTTTGGTAGCCTGATTGTTAGATAGACTGGAAGTTTTCTGAATAGGCCACTTCATATGGTGCATCCTCCCTTGGATTTTCAATGGTTACTGTAAACCTGATCTTCCTTGGTTTTTCAAACATTTCTGAGAACTAATTTGACATGGAGAAATCAAATTAGGGTGAAAGTTTACCCATGAGGCCCTGACTAGCTGACGTGGAAATGTCCACCCAATTTGGGCACTAACTGGACAGCCAAATGTGCTAAATGGGGTGGAAGCCCTCCCAAGCACAGGTTGTGCTGAACACAATCATTCCCTAATGATTCACTATACAGTTTTTTTAACACTAGTTTCTGTTTATCAAGCTTAGGCATGACAAATTTCCATTAAAATAGAACTTGGCATTATGAAACATGCATTGCTCTCATGCTCTTTGAAGAGGCTTAGGCTTGTAATTAAAGCCATCAAGAGGATCTGTTTACCCACCTTTACCCTCCAA harbors:
- the LOC122658765 gene encoding unconventional prefoldin RPB5 interactor 1-like; translation: MGPTSKDLLSLERENSSSSLESALLVCKKELLSKTPKPVRTNEKLSTTSFPTSNVLGKVKAFLGVMEEANKRLQLDAQEKSQNDHDIEVLTGNETEVIEMDLLLGVADLHTPEAVAAAESAIVGSRPACLLAASGSGSYSSSSDDDSDSDSDSDNDSGDDDGDNTNESCLSDKFQKPKLDSDPSLDNNRPKDRPRIIELQ